AGCATTACAGCGTTATCGCCTAAAACTTCATAGAAATCGCCTAAGCGATAAGCCACGATTGAAGTAGGGTGTTCCGACTGGTATGCGATATATTTTTGATATATAGGATTACCTTTTGATTGTTCGATAGGGTGGATCGCCGTTTGGTTTCGTTCTTCTTCGGCAACCTGTCGTAGGATGTCAAGTTTTTCTTCTTCGGTAAATTCTTCATCATCTGTGTCTGTTTCGGTAGTTAAAGTATCCGTTTTGGTATCTTTAACTTCGGTATCGTCGATTTTATCGAAAATAGAAAACTGTAAATTCTGCGGTTTCTGCGGTTGCGGTTTTACCGTTGCAGGTTTTGGTGTAGCGACCTTTTTCGGCGCGGGTTTATATTCTTCGCCGTCTATGGTGTAAAGCGTGCCTTCGATCGAATCTTCTTCAAAAAAGTGGATTGCCCAGCCATACACTGTAGCATCATCGATGCAAGCGGAATTAGCACCTTTTTCGGCAAGTTTTCTCGCTTCTTCGCAAGCATATTTCATAAAGCCGGAAAGCGTCTTTTTGTTTAATAAAGGGTGTCCGTCTTTTTCAAACGGTGTGCCGTTATTTATCTTGTCGGCAAGGGTTTCGCTCGCATTGTTCTGTAAATAGGTGAGTATAAGTTCTTCTTGCTTGTTTTGTGGGGTAAGGTTTAACTTAATCATCGTTTTTACACTCCTTTTCGAGTATTTCTAATATTTGTTTTTCTTCGTATCCGACCGAGCAAAGCCAGATAATCGTTGCAAGCGTTTCAAGGCTCGCTCCTTGTCGGGCTTTTTCAAATAATTTTTCATATTGCATGCAATCGCCGCTTGTAAACCATTGATTTTTGTTGCAAAGGCGATATAGGGTTTCTGTTGAAATTTTCATTTTTTATGCTCCTTAAAACGGTAAATCTTCGAGTAAATCGGCAGCCGTGCCTTCCAAATCGTCAAGCGTCGTATAGTTGTTAAAACCGCCGCGATAATCCGTTTCGTTTTTTGCCGTGCGGATAAGTATGTGGTTATACCACTCGTCGGAAAAGTAGCGAACATCGGATATGGATACGTAAACGCATTTATTTTCCACGCTTTTTATGAAAGCCGAAAAGCAGTAGTGGTTTTTACCGACGTTTACAAGTTGCCAATGGTTTTGTTTGCATATAGAACGAAGGTAATTGATATATTTGGTTTGAAACGATTTGTAGTCATCGCCTGTATAACAGCCTGAAGAAAACTCGTAACCTACGTATTTTTTCAAGTCTTTGATATTTGCCATAGCGATTATCTCCTTAAAATAATTTTGAAATTTTGATGCGCTTATACTGCAAGCCGTTATCTCGTCTTAATTTGATTACCGCCTG
This DNA window, taken from Firmicutes bacterium CAG:345, encodes the following:
- a CDS encoding dNA mismatch repair protein MutS (product inferred by homology to UniProt), with protein sequence MIKLNLTPQNKQEELILTYLQNNASETLADKINNGTPFEKDGHPLLNKKTLSGFMKYACEEARKLAEKGANSACIDDATVYGWAIHFFEEDSIEGTLYTIDGEEYKPAPKKVATPKPATVKPQPQKPQNLQFSIFDKIDDTEVKDTKTDTLTTETDTDDEEFTEEEKLDILRQVAEEERNQTAIHPIEQSKGNPIYQKYIAYQSEHPTSIVAYRLGDFYEVLGDNAVMLGNEMELTITSRDVGLKERVPMIGFPYHAAENYFAKIVRKHDLYIIENERETQFIPSLLHIDNRLIDEDTGEILSEEDLREFDGDIYEPQGIDEPETVTKQSIPNEIFALFGNKVEVR
- a CDS encoding putative uncharacterized protein (product inferred by homology to UniProt); amino-acid sequence: MKISTETLYRLCNKNQWFTSGDCMQYEKLFEKARQGASLETLATIIWLCSVGYEEKQILEILEKECKNDD
- a CDS encoding putative uncharacterized protein (product inferred by homology to UniProt), whose amino-acid sequence is MANIKDLKKYVGYEFSSGCYTGDDYKSFQTKYINYLRSICKQNHWQLVNVGKNHYCFSAFIKSVENKCVYVSISDVRYFSDEWYNHILIRTAKNETDYRGGFNNYTTLDDLEGTAADLLEDLPF